The stretch of DNA TCCTGAATTGACCGCAGAAGAACAGAGCTATCGCTTGCACTTGGAACGGAAGGTCGAGAGGGCGTTTTTTGAAGCGGGGAAGGCTTTGACAGAGTTATATGATCGATCGCAGATTGTGCCGTTTCACTCATTCCATCTTTGAGGAGTATTGCAAAGATAGATTTAGCCACAGTTGCATCCAGTCTTATATTTTAATGGATGCGGCTGTTGTTATAAGTATCTACGTTTTATTTCGCCATAAGCAAGAATGACAAAAATCTAGACCTATTGAGAATGAAATAGCTTTTATACACAACTGTAAAGAAGTGGTAAAATGATACGTGACTATTTAATCGTATATAAAGTTTAGATTTCCGTAGCATTAGATTACTAAATACAGCACGATTTCCTAGTGTCTAAAATAAAAAGTTAAAAATAAAACTTAAACCAATCATGTTTAACTGAGAATAATACAATGCGAGGATATTAGTGGAAGATGTTTTAAATAAATCATTAGCATTAAAAAAAACAAATAGTTTTTAAGTAGTTACGAAACTGTATGTTGGATTGAAGAATAAATTCGTCAGAATAAAATCAGTGGGGGATTCAGAACCGCCACTGATGATAGACCACCAAAACTCTGATTTGGTAGGGTCTTAAACCCATTTATTCATCCACCAGTCGCACAGAATTTATACTGAATTCTGGCTCATGACTACTGAATTCTGTTTGATAATATCAACTTAGAGAATTCTTATTTGATGTGTGTAAGCTGCTATGGTCAAGCGATCACTCCAAGCATCACTCACCGGGATTGAAGAAGCGAAAAAAGCATTCGTAAATAAGGGATGGACACAAGAGAATTTGGCTTTTGAAGTCAACTTAAAGACTCGCCAACCAATTTGGCGGTTTTTTAGTGGGCGACCGGTTGAGCGTCATATCTTTAGAGAAATTTGCTCTGTGTTGTCGTTGAATTGGCGAGAAATTGCAGCTAATCCTCCAGAAGAATTTCTAGAATCAAAAGAACTTGCTACTGCTGAATTTTTAGATATTGATGCTTTAGTACAACAAGTGCGATCGCAACGCTTTGACAAAATTAAAAACCAGTGCGGCACTTTGCAGTTATTAGATGTTAGTCGCCCCGTTAGAATCGACGACATTTACGTCGATATCAACATTTTGGAGGAGATTGCCAGCTTTCAGTGGTTAGAGTTTAGTGACTTGCAAAAGTTTACATCAAAAGAATTTGATCGCTTTGGTTTAGGTGAAGTATCCCAGACAAAAATTGCGGGGATTACGGCAGTTGAAACTTACTCAAAGCTGCGGGTATTGGGTAAACCGGGAGCAGGGAAAACCACTTTTTTACAATATCTGGCGATTCAATGCAACCAAGGGAGATTTGCAGCAAATCGGGTTGCCATTTTTGTGACTTTAAGGGATTTTGCGGACGACTCTAGAGAAGCAGGGGATTCCCATTTACTCAACTATATTTGCAAAGAATTCCTTACCTGTGGAATTTCAGATCCATCTGTGCTGGAAACTTTGTTGTTGGAGGGCAGAGTATTGCTGTTGCTGGATGGATTAGATGAAGTACTTGATCACCAGAGTAAGGCTGTTGTCAACGAGATTCGCAAACTTTCTGAAAAGTATCAAAAGAATATGTTTGTCGTCACCTGCCGCACAGCAGCTAAAGCTTTCAACCTCAGACGCTTTACAGATGTGGAAATTGCCCCTTTTAGTCAAGAGCAAATTGTTACTTTTGCTCAGAAATGGTTTACAGCAGTTACGAAAACAAATATACAGGATAAACAAGAACAGGCAGTTGAGTTTATTGCGAAACTAGATTTGCCCGAAAATATACAATTTCGGAGACTTGCTGTTACTCCCTTGTTTTTGCATCTCGCCTGCTGGGTTTTTCATCAGCAGAACAAATTTCCCACCCAAAAAGCTGTGTTTTATAAGGAGTGTTTAGATCTGCTCCTGGGGAAATGGGACGAAATAAAAGCAATTGAGCGGGATGAAGTATACGAAGGTTTTTTATTACCACAAAAGCTGAAGTTGCTGAGTCAGTTTGCTAGTGCGACATTTGAGCATGGTAACTACTTTTTTGAACAACACATTGTTGAGCAATACATTAGCGATTATATTGGTGATTTGCCGAATGCTTCCACAGAAATAGAGGAATTGGAATTAGATAGTGAAGGGGTACTTCAGGCGATAGAGTTGCAACATGGATTACTAGCAGAACGAGTGCGGGGGATTTTCTCTTTCTCTTATTTGACGTTTCAAGAATACTTGACTGCTCGAAAAATTGTTGCCAGTTATAATTTACAAGCATTAGAACAACCGTTAGAACGTCTGGTGACTCATATTACTGAACCCAGGTGGCGTGAAATCTTTTTGTTAACGGTTGCTATGCTACGGAATGCTGATTTTTTGGTATTGTTAATGAAGCAAAAAGTTGATGCACTAGTACCTCAAGATCCATATTTACAAAAATTTTTAACTTGGGCAAGTCAAAAATCCCTTGCCGCTACTCAGTCGGCTGCAATTCGGGCGTTTTATTTTGCCCTGGCTAAGACTCCTTACCTTGCCCCGCACTTTGCCCTTGTTTGCATCTTCGATCAAGATATTTTTTTGGATGCGGCATTAAATCACTTAGTAATAGAATGCGAATCTAATTTTGCCGATGTCTATGAGTGCAACGATGCTTTGAGTAGTGCTTTAGTAATTGTTCAAGATGCTGGCTTAAATCAAGCTTTACAAGAACTTAAAGACCTACTGCCTGATCCAGAGCAAAGTAGAGGAAGGTTTCAGATATGGAGGCAAACAAGTTATCCTATTTGGATGGAACAGTTAAAAACCGTGATCGCCAAACATCGAAACATTGAGAATTACTGGCACTTTAGCCCTGAGCAACAGCAAGTATTGCAACAATATTATGATGCTAATCAGTTGCTTATCGATTGCCTCAATAGCAATTGTCAGGTAACAGACGTTGTGCGACAGGAGATTGAAGCTAGTTTGTTGCCAATAAAAGAACTCTCCCCCAGCAGGAATGGCAGGGGGAGTGAGGGAGATGAGAGGACAAGAGCGTAAATAAAACTCCTAACTCCTAACTCCTAACTCAGTACTCAGCACTCCTAACGCCCGTTCATTTCACTGCAACTTTAACTCTAGCTACAGAGATTTCTGGTGCTTCAATGGGAACTTCTCCAGTTGTAGATGAGCCTTTCAACCACAGCAGCACTGCGGGAGTTACACCCATAAACAACCCTAGCAATACAGGTACAACAAATCCAGCGGTTAAGCTCATAACTGTAGCGAAACCAAAGTTACTTAAATAAACTGCAAAAGGTATATTAAGTTGCCCTCGCTCCCATTTAATTGGATTATTTCCCCATAACAGTGCAGTCACAGTCATAAATACTGAGCTAGTACCCAGCCACCCCGCAAAATTTTGGTAAGGCATTCCAAAGAAGGGGCCTGGTTGTTGCCAATACCAGAAGGGTAGAGAAGTTTGACTCATTGCCGGATCAAGAACAAAATCCCAGGAGGTTAGCAACAAAGCACCCAAAGCGATCGCACTTATATGACGCAACAAGTTGGGCTTTTTGTCCACTTCTAAACCTGTACGTGCCAGCAAGTAAGAAACAAATCCCAAATAAAACCATGACAAGGGAATGGTAAATGGGACTAAACCCGCAATCTTATAACCTAAACCGCTTAGGTAACTGTAATGGCCAAATGGAAAACCAGTACTGGTTCCTAGTAATTCACTTCCTAGAGAAATAAATACCGATGGCAACAGAAATGCCAAGGCGCGACCTAAACCTAAAATCCGCGTGGCATACAAGAAAACACCTGCTGCACCTAAGATCATATAAACTACACCGCCTCCTGCCATACTCCATTGCATGACAGTTTGTCCAACCTCAGATAAGTTAAAAATTACTTGGGCATTAGGTACAACCAGTAGTATTCCTACCAATCCAAATACTGTTGACAGGATATGACCAATAAGGCTTACGCGTTCAGCAATAACAAGTTGTCTCATTGTAATTCCTTAACAAGATATAACATCCGGCTACTGGGCTGTTAAAAGTTCCAAATGTTTAAGAACATCTTTAAAAAGCCATTGAATGCAATCTAGCCTCAGTTGAGATTTGCAGGAGGCATTACCACTTTTTTGGCTAACCCCAGTGTCTTCAATGTTTGAATTGCCCACCATGTCATATCTACTTGCCACCACAGCCAGCCAGCCTTTGCCACGTTGGGGTAAGCATGGTGATTGTTGTGCCAGCCTTCACCAAAGGTTAGGAGTGCTGCCCACCAAAGATTACGAGATCCATCTTCGGTTTCAAATGTTCGATTTCCAATCAAATGCGTTGCTGAGTTAATTAACCAAGTCGTGTGCCAGAGGAAAACTATTCTGACAAATATCCCATAAACTACGAACGACCAGCCACCTATTACATACAGTAGAATTCCTAACGGCAGTTGCAGCAGTAAGTAATAGCGATCAAGCCAGGAGTAAAACCCATCGCGTGCCAAGTCGGGAGCATATTTACGATAGGTCTCGGCAGCAAAAAATTCAGCGCGGGGGTAGAGAATCCAAAGAATATGGCTCCACCAGAAACCACGACGGGCCGAGTAGGGATCTTTGTCTATATCTTCAGTAAAAGCATGGTGCAAACGATGTCCTGCTACCCAGAAGATGGGGCCGCCTTGCAGGGCTAATGCTCCCAAAAAGCCAAACGTATACTCCAATACTTTGGGAACTTGAAAACTGCGGTGTGTGAGTAAGCGATGATAGCCTAAGCAAATACCGATACTGCCAAACAACCAATAAAGTGCGATCGCTACACCTAGTGCTGACCAGGAAAAATACCAGGGGGCAAGCAGGGCTAGAGCATGAATGGTACTAAAAAAAGCTACATTTCTCCTACTCAATACGAGTGTTTTTCTATCTATTGAGGTAGAGCTAAATGATTGAACTGTCACAAATATTCCTTAAAAATGCTTGGGTATTTAAATCAACCCTGTACTAAATCAACTAACGAAGCAGAGAAATACTAAGTTGTAACCTTCTCAAAAGCTTGCTTATGTCATCCGCAAATCTGCCTCGGTGAGGAGTATCATGGTTTCTGCACCAACTCTGCCAAAGTCAGGCTCTAGCCCTAATGCCATCTCAATGAGATATATCCATCTGCCATATTCTGGTGTGTAGCTCCGTACAATCCCTTCTCCACCAACAAAGCTCACCCATTGGGCATTGCGAAACTTTGGCATCTTCATCAAGGTTGCACTCATGCTTTAACTCCTCAATTCATAGTTGATACTTTCTGTTTTAGTAAAATAAATCAATCATGTTTTGTATCTTTTTCAGTAAAGATGTCAAACATCATCTGTAACTTGAGAATGTTTTAAGTGCAGACTATACAACTTATACGTAATTCAAACGTTTATTCAAACATTTGATATGGCAATCCTAAATCATTTGTGAAAAATTAAATCCTCGACTTCGTAAAAGTTGTCGAGGATCTGGACACCGCACATTTTTTACTTTTTCATAATTAAAATTAGTTGCTCTGTACCTCAACTACGAATTACGAACTTGTACGCTCGCTTGTTCTGAGCGCAGCCTTTCGCGCACTTTGTCTCCGTTCGCGTAGCGTCTCCGACAGGAGAAGGAGAAGGGAGCCGAAGTATTACGAATTATTTGTGAGGAGTCCAGTCAAATTTGCAATCATTAATATTAATTGATTTAGTTCAATCGGTTTAGCAAGATGTATTTGGAAACCAGCATCGATCGCCCTTTGCCGCTCTTGTTCGGTGGCATAGGCAGTGATTGCTACTGCTGGAATTTGCCCCCCAGTTTCAAGCGCTCTCACTTGACGAATCAGAGAAAAACCATCCTCCTCTGGCATCCCAATATCTGCTAAAAGCACATCATATTTGCTAGGAGATTCAGTTAAAGCAGCGATCGCTTCCCTTGTCGATGTCACAATTATTACTTCAGCCCCGAAGTCTTGTAACATCCACTTTAGTAAGTCGCGGCTATCCTCTTGATCGTCTACAGCCAAGATGGATAATCCTTCAAGGGTAAGGGGTGAATTTTTACCATTTAATGTGTCCAGAGTCTCTGACAAAATGCTCGGCTCTAAATAAGTTGGCGGTGTAATCTCCGGTGGCATTAAGCGCAGAGGTAGCCTGATAATGATCGTGGTTCCTAGTCCCTCACCTGGACTTTGCGCTTGAACTGTTCCACCGTGAAGTTCTACAAGATGACGGACGATTGACAAGCCTAATCCAAGTCCCTGACTTGTTTTGCTGCTGCTGGAATCTCCTTGGCGGAAGCGATCGAAAATGTATGGCAGCAAGTCTTCCCGGATGCCAATTCCTGTGTCGCTGACTCGAAGTTCAGCGTGAGTAGATACAGCTTCGAGCATGATTTCCACTCGCCCACCGGCTGGAGTGAACTTAATGGCATTAGAAAGTAAATTCCACAGAACTTGCTGCAAACGGTCAAAATCTCCGACAACCGTCGCTGAGTTCAACTCTGAAACAATTTCAATGCTTTTCGCCTCTGCGGAAAATTCGATAGACTCAATGGCCGCATTCACTACTGAAACTAGATCAATTAGATGAGTATTTAAATGAAGCTTGCCACTCGTAATCCGGGAGACATCGAGCATATCATCGATTAACTGAGCTTGCACCTTAGCACTTCGCTCCACCACTTCCCAGGCACGAATGACTGCTGAAGAATCTAAATTGCGGGTGCGGAAAAGTTGCGTCCAGCCCAGTATAGTATTGAGCGGGTTACGAAGTTCATGGGAGAGGTTCGACAGGAATTCATCTTTAGCTCGGTTGGCAATTTCCGCCTGTTGACGGGCTGACTGCTCCTGTGCTAGAAGCTCGGATCGCTCTAACTCTAACTGTTTGCGATCGCTGATATCTTCAATCGCCAGCAAAATCCTTTCAGCCTCTCCCTCTTGAATAATTTTCCAACCATTGAGCAGCATTGTTTTCTCACCAATCCGCTCAAAAGTATGCTCTACTTCCCAGTTGTTAATACTGCTATCGTTGGCGAGAATTTCTTCTAAGAGCGATCGCAGTCCGGGCAGGTTCCATTGACCGTTCCCTAGTTCAAAAATCAGAGATTGGGCTGTCTCTGCTGGTGAAACCTGAAA from Nostoc sp. HK-01 encodes:
- a CDS encoding stearoyl-CoA 9-desaturase, which translates into the protein MTVQSFSSTSIDRKTLVLSRRNVAFFSTIHALALLAPWYFSWSALGVAIALYWLFGSIGICLGYHRLLTHRSFQVPKVLEYTFGFLGALALQGGPIFWVAGHRLHHAFTEDIDKDPYSARRGFWWSHILWILYPRAEFFAAETYRKYAPDLARDGFYSWLDRYYLLLQLPLGILLYVIGGWSFVVYGIFVRIVFLWHTTWLINSATHLIGNRTFETEDGSRNLWWAALLTFGEGWHNNHHAYPNVAKAGWLWWQVDMTWWAIQTLKTLGLAKKVVMPPANLN